From Candidatus Binatia bacterium:
AACTGATCTGCCGGGCACGAAGCGCTGCTGCCCGTGCAGCTTTCGGCGACATCGCAGATGCCGACCGTGCTGCGGCACACCGTCGTCGAGGCAACGAAGGAGTCGCCGGGGCACACCGAGCTGCCGCCGGTACAGTTTTCGGCCACGTCGCAGACGCCGGCGGATGCCCGGCAAACTGTCGTCGGCGGCGCAAAGGCGTCGGCCGGACAGTCCGCAGCGGAGCCGGTACATTTCTCGGACGCATCGCAGATCGATGTGCCGGTGCGACAGACCACCGTCGATGCTGCGAACGAGTCGGCCGGACACGCAGCGTTGTTGCCGGCGCAGTTCTCCGCGACATCGCAGACGCCGGCCGACGGACGGCACAGCGTCGTCGTCGCGGCGAAGGAATCGGCCGGACAACTCGCGCTGCCGCCCGTACAGCTCTCCGCGACGTCGCAGACGCCGGCCGCCCCGCGACAGACCGTCGTCGTGCCCGCGAAAGAATCGCCGGGACACGCGGCGCCCGCACCGGTGCAGCTCTCGGCTACATCGCAGACTCCGGCCACGCTGCGACACACGGTCGCGGACGACTGGAAGCCGTCGGTCGGGCAGGTCGCGCCGTTGCCAGTGCAGTTTTCGGCAACGTCGCAGACTCCGGCCGATGCGCGGCAGACTGTCGTCGAGGGCGCGAAGCCATCGGCCGGACAATCCTTGGCAGCACCGGTACATTTCTCGGCCACGTCGCAGGTGCCGCTCGAGTTGCGGCAGACCGTCGTCGACGCCACGAAAGAATCGGCGGGACACGCCGCGCTGTTTCCCGCGCAGTTCTCCGCGACATCGCAGATGCCGGCAGACGGACGGCACGGCGTCGTCGTCGCGGCGAAAGAATCGGCCGGACAAGTCGCGCTGTTTCCGGTGCAACTCTCGGCGACGTCGCAGACACCGGCCACCGCGCGGCAAAGGTTCGCTGAAGACAGGAAGGAATCGGCCGGGCATGCCGCCGAGTTGCCGGTGCAGTTCTCGGCAACGTCGCAGCTTCCGGCGACGGCGCGGCACAGGGTCGTAGACGACTGGAACGAATCCGCCGGACAGGCCGCGCCGTTGCCCGTGCACTTTTCGGCAATGTCGCAGACGCCCGCCGGGTTTCGGCACGTCGTCGCCGACGACTGGAACGAATCGGCCGGACACGCAGCGTTGTTGCCCGGGCAGTTCTCGGACACGTCGCAGACGCCGGCGGAGCTGCGGCACAGCGTCGTCGAAGCCTGGAACGAATCGGCCGGGCAGGCGGCGCTCGACCCGGTGCAGCTCTCGGCCTTGTCGCAGATGCCGGCCGACGGCCTGCACGTCGTCGACGAGCTGGCGAACTGGTCGGTCGGGCACGTCGAGCTGGTGCCGAGACACAGCTCCTGCGGGTCACAGATCCCGGCCGAAGCACGGCAGACGATGTTGGTGGCCGCCAGGACGTTGGCCGGGCACGAAGTGCTGTTGCCCGGACACACTTCGGCAACGTCGCAGAGACTGACTGCCACGCGGCATACCGTCGTCGTGGTCAGCAGCGTATCGGCCGGACACGACGCGCCCGTCCCCGTGCAGGTCTCCGGCGAGTCGCAGATTCCCGCCGATGCGCGGCAGGTCGTCGACGACGACGCGAAGGAATTGGCCGGACAGGCAGCCGCATTGCCGGTGCAGTTCTCGGCAACGTCACAGACGCCGGCGGAGCCTCGACATTGCGTCAAGCTCGACGAGAACGAATCGACCGGACACGCGGCGCTGTTGCCGGTGCAGTTTTCCGCAACGTCGCAGACTCCAGCCGAGACCCGGCACGCAGTCGTCGACGACTGGAACGAATCGGCGGGGCACGCCGCGCTGCTGCCGGTGCATTTTTCTGCGCCGTCGCACACTCCCGCCGAGCCGCGGCAGGTGGTCGTCGACGCCACGAACGAGTCGGCCGGGCACGCCGTATTCGTTCCCGTGCAGGTTTCCTGGGTGTCGCAGATGCCCGCGGACGCGCGGCACACCGCACCCGCGTTGCCGGCCGCGTGGCCGCAGCTTCCGGCGCCGTCGCACTGGTCGACGGTGCAGGGATTGCCGTCGCTCGAGCACGCGGTGCCCTGGGCCACCGCGCAGCTCGCATTGGCCTCGTTGCAGGAATTGTTGCACTCGCCGCCGGTCGCGCAGGGATTGCCGGTGCCGCTGCAGACACCGTTCGAACAGGTGTCGGTCAGCGTGCAGAACTTGCCGTCGTTGCACGAGGAGCCGTTGGCTTCGAGCGTACAGTCGGCGGCGCAGCAGTCGCCGCTCACCTGGTTGCCGTCGTCGCACTGCTCGCCTGCTTCCTTGACGCCGTTTCCACAGACTGCCGTTGCCGTGCCGCTCGCGAGCGACCATGCGCCGTTTCCCGACACCAGCTTGACGACGAGGTAGCGCGCGTCGGTGGCAGACGGCGTGAACGTGAGCTGCTCGTCGGCATCCAGTCCGGCGTTGGTGCTGGATGCGACGATCACCGGGTTGCCCTTCGCATCCGGAGTTCCGCTGTAGAGGTAAAGATCGTAGTCGGCAGTCGAGGGTACGGTCAGCGTCAGCGTCACGGCCGGTCCGCTGGTGATGCCGATCTTGCGGGCCCACGCGCGGCGGTCGTTGACGCCGCCGGCCGTGGTGTCGCCGAGAGAGCCGCCCGAATACGTGAGCTGGATCGCTTCGACCGCCGCATCGGGATTGATGAGGCCGTAGCCTTCCTCGAGATCCTTCGGAGAAGCTGCGCGGCCGAGCGTAGGATTGGTCCCCGTGCTGACTTCGCGGTTCTGGTTGGTCTCGGTCGAGGTCGCGCCGAGCAGCATCTTGACGAACAGGGGCTGCGTCGCAGACGAGAACGACCACGTCGTTCCGCTCTTCTGCATCGAATCGATGACGAGGGCCGCCGACCCCGCCGCGAACGGGGACGCCATCGACGTGCCCATGAGGTTCGCGTAGTCGTTGGCCTGTTTGTCGGGGAAACTCGTGCTGTCGGCGTCGCAGTCGTTGCTGTCGACCGAAAGCACGCCCGAGAAGTACTGGGAGCCGCCGGGGGCCAGGAAGTCGGGCTTGAAGTCCTCGTCCGCGCCCGGGCTGGTAAAGCCGCTGCTCGTGTACTGGGTCAGCGCGTTGGCGTCGTTGGTGGCACCGATCGTCATCACGAGCGCAGCGCGCCCCGGATCGTCGACGACGTTCGCGTTCGCGATACCGGGTCCGTCGTTGCCCGCGGAAACGGAGACGACGATTCCGTTGTTCACCGCGGTGTTGGCCTTGGCCCTCAGCGTCGTGTCCAGCCCCGGCGAACCGATGAGCCCGAGGCTCATGTTGATGACCTTGATGTTGTGCGCACTGCGCTGGGCAACGAAGTCGTCGAGGCCGGCGCTGATATCGGTGCTGTTTCCCGATCCGGCGTTCGTGAACACTTTCCCGCCGGCCCAGCGGGCACCGGGCGCGACACCGCGCATCGCATTGAATCCGTCGCCGACGCCCGGGTAGTTCGTCACGGTGTTCGCGGTCGCGTAGAGCGCCAGGCTCTTGGTCGAGTTCTGCGCCAGCGCAGTCGTGTAGCCCTGGGTCGTGTTGCCGTTGGTGGTGGTGACGAGCGTGATCGGGGAGGCGGCGGTCGCGGAGTTGTTGATCGAAAGGAAGCTCGTGTTCTGGCCGTTGCTGCGGGCGCCGAGGCGCAGCACCGTCGATCCGCCGCCGGTCCACGTCGATACTTCGGTGAAGGTCAGCGAGCCGGCCGGAAGGTGGATCTGGGAGACGAAGAAACTGTTGGCTGCCACCCCGGCCATGCTGCCGCTGTCGGTGTACTTGAGCGTGCCGGGTCCGAGGCCGAACGCGTTGCCGGTGCCGAGTGCGATGCCGGTGACGTGAGAGCCGTGCTGTCCGATGTCCCGCGGCGTCGGCTCGGCATCGGTCGTGTAGTCCTTCCAGTACTCGGCGCGACCGGTGAGGTCGGTGTGCGAGTCGTCGACGCCGGTATCGAGGATGCCGATCGTGATGTCGCTGGTACCCGAGAAGCCGCCCGCGCTGCCGGCAAAGCCGCTCGCCCAGACCGGGCGGACGCGCCCGGTGCGGGTCGCCTCGTCGAGATGGAGCTTGGCCGGCACGTCGTCGGCGATGACGAGCAGCGACGGTCCCATCGCCTGCACCAGCGCGTCGATGGACGCACCGGGAAACGTCCCGCTCCATCCATAGCTGACGGCCTTGTAGAGGTGCTTGATCGTGCCGCCGAGCGCGAGGAAGTCGTCGATCTGCTTCTGCGTGACCTGCCCGGAGAAGACGAGCTCGAGGGAAACCGGCGCGGCCAGCTTCGCGGCGATCTGCTGGCGTTTGGAGGCTACCTTCTCGCGGGCCAGCGCGCGCCGGAGATCTCCAAGCCGGTGATCGATGCGGTCATCGACCTTGTTGTTGTCGATGTCGATCTGCCCGCGCGACGGCAGGCTCGGACGCACACCCGGCTCCGGAGGTGCGACGAACGCGGGCTGGGCGGCTGCGGTGGCGGAAAGCGTCAGAACCAGCGCCCACACTCCAAGCGCCGATCCGATCGCCGTCCCCTGAACGGTCGGAATCCTCATCTCGTCCCCAAGCGAGCTAAGGGCGCATCGTACAGGGGTTTGCCCCCCGACGCAGCCTCGAAATGGCGCGAAATTCGCTTTGTAGCTACTAGATTTGCGCTTTGTGGACAGCGGCTCGCGTGGCCCGGTGTTCGCCCCAACCGGGCGCGACCGTCACTGGATCGGGGGAAGCCCTGCCGCGATGCAGAGCGCCCCGGTCAGCCGCGGTGGATTTCCCGGTAGCCTCCGCGGAAGTACAGCAGCGGCTCGGCATCGGCGCACGCGATCTCCCCATGAAGGACGCGGCCGATGAAGATCGTATGGTCTCCGGCGTCGACCTGGGCATGGGGCAGGCATTCGACATGGGCGATTGCGCCTTCGAGCAGGGGGCAACCGGTCTGGCCGTAGCGGAAGCCGACGTCACCGCGCAGCTTGCCCTCGACCGGCTCCCCGGTCTTGGCGAACAGGCTCGACACGTGGGCTTGGTCCGCCGCCAGGATGCTGACGCCGAAGCTCGAGCAGCGCAGCATCTCGGCGTGGCCGTGGGCAGTCTTGTCCACGCAGACGAGCAGCAGCAGCGGATCGAGCGAGACGCTGGTGACGGAGTTGGCGGTGACGCCGTGGAGGAACCCGTCGTTGCAGGTCGTGACGACGGCCACTCCGGTTGCAAAGTGGCCGATGAGGCGCCGGAAGGATGCTGCATCGAGCGACACGGCCCGCCCCTTCAGCCCGACAGCGGCCCCGATGCCGCGACGGTTGGAGTTGGTGCGAAAGGGGGGACTTGAACCCCCACGACCTTGCGGCCACAGGAACCTGAATCCTGCGCGTCTGCCAGTTCCGCCACTTTCGCGAAGCGCCGGATCATAGCGAAACACGCTCCCCCGGCAAGCTGTCCCAGTTTCGCAGCGCCAGGTTTTGGAAAGCGCTCCCCTGCCCCGTACAATCGTTCGATCGGTCCAGTCCGCATGGCGCGCACTTCGAGAGCAATCGTACCCGAGCAGCCGAC
This genomic window contains:
- a CDS encoding flavin reductase family protein, with amino-acid sequence MSLDAASFRRLIGHFATGVAVVTTCNDGFLHGVTANSVTSVSLDPLLLLVCVDKTAHGHAEMLRCSSFGVSILAADQAHVSSLFAKTGEPVEGKLRGDVGFRYGQTGCPLLEGAIAHVECLPHAQVDAGDHTIFIGRVLHGEIACADAEPLLYFRGGYREIHRG
- a CDS encoding S8 family serine peptidase, whose translation is MRIPTVQGTAIGSALGVWALVLTLSATAAAQPAFVAPPEPGVRPSLPSRGQIDIDNNKVDDRIDHRLGDLRRALAREKVASKRQQIAAKLAAPVSLELVFSGQVTQKQIDDFLALGGTIKHLYKAVSYGWSGTFPGASIDALVQAMGPSLLVIADDVPAKLHLDEATRTGRVRPVWASGFAGSAGGFSGTSDITIGILDTGVDDSHTDLTGRAEYWKDYTTDAEPTPRDIGQHGSHVTGIALGTGNAFGLGPGTLKYTDSGSMAGVAANSFFVSQIHLPAGSLTFTEVSTWTGGGSTVLRLGARSNGQNTSFLSINNSATAASPITLVTTTNGNTTQGYTTALAQNSTKSLALYATANTVTNYPGVGDGFNAMRGVAPGARWAGGKVFTNAGSGNSTDISAGLDDFVAQRSAHNIKVINMSLGLIGSPGLDTTLRAKANTAVNNGIVVSVSAGNDGPGIANANVVDDPGRAALVMTIGATNDANALTQYTSSGFTSPGADEDFKPDFLAPGGSQYFSGVLSVDSNDCDADSTSFPDKQANDYANLMGTSMASPFAAGSAALVIDSMQKSGTTWSFSSATQPLFVKMLLGATSTETNQNREVSTGTNPTLGRAASPKDLEEGYGLINPDAAVEAIQLTYSGGSLGDTTAGGVNDRRAWARKIGITSGPAVTLTLTVPSTADYDLYLYSGTPDAKGNPVIVASSTNAGLDADEQLTFTPSATDARYLVVKLVSGNGAWSLASGTATAVCGNGVKEAGEQCDDGNQVSGDCCAADCTLEANGSSCNDGKFCTLTDTCSNGVCSGTGNPCATGGECNNSCNEANASCAVAQGTACSSDGNPCTVDQCDGAGSCGHAAGNAGAVCRASAGICDTQETCTGTNTACPADSFVASTTTCRGSAGVCDGAEKCTGSSAACPADSFQSSTTACRVSAGVCDVAENCTGNSAACPVDSFSSSLTQCRGSAGVCDVAENCTGNAAACPANSFASSSTTCRASAGICDSPETCTGTGASCPADTLLTTTTVCRVAVSLCDVAEVCPGNSTSCPANVLAATNIVCRASAGICDPQELCLGTSSTCPTDQFASSSTTCRPSAGICDKAESCTGSSAACPADSFQASTTLCRSSAGVCDVSENCPGNNAACPADSFQSSATTCRNPAGVCDIAEKCTGNGAACPADSFQSSTTLCRAVAGSCDVAENCTGNSAACPADSFLSSANLCRAVAGVCDVAESCTGNSATCPADSFAATTTPCRPSAGICDVAENCAGNSAACPADSFVASTTVCRNSSGTCDVAEKCTGAAKDCPADGFAPSTTVCRASAGVCDVAENCTGNGATCPTDGFQSSATVCRSVAGVCDVAESCTGAGAACPGDSFAGTTTVCRGAAGVCDVAESCTGGSASCPADSFAATTTLCRPSAGVCDVAENCAGNNAACPADSFAASTVVCRTGTSICDASEKCTGSAADCPADAFAPPTTVCRASAGVCDVAENCTGGSSVCPGDSFVASTTVCRSTVGICDVAESCTGSSASCPADQFASSSTVCRASGGVCDVAENCTGASGACPADSFVSSSTVCRSAVGICDVAEHCTGAAAACPGDSFASSSTLCRASAGACDTAESCTGASNACPGDSFAASTTVCRSSAGVCDVAEKCTGNSASCPADGFADSTTECRASAGVCDVAESCSGAGAACPADSFVASSTVCRSSAAICDVQESCTGNSAACPADQFAATTITCRPSASVCDAAERCTGTGAACPGDSFAGTSIVCRPASGVCDVAENCTGASNTCPGDSLAGTTTVCRPSAGVCDVAENCTGASSACPANSFADNTLVCRAAVSVCDQEESCPGNGAACPADSFAASTTICRDSGGVCDPAESCTGTSAACPANGFSPSTLVCRASGGICDSAETCTGAGAACPADTLAATTSVCRPATGVCDVAETCDGNNAVCPADSVAGTSKLCRASAGECDVAENCNGAAKSCPADGFIGADNPCTSDGLPCTVDVCSGSSAACTHNAGNVGTVCRAAAGICDVDETCTGTSTQCPANAFASSSTVCRGSGGVCDLVETCTGNNASCPGDAVAATVTVCRASAGECDVAERCDGASKACPADSFANPDSPCTPDSLACTADVCDGSSAACTHPAGNAGTACRSANGVCDTAETCNGTSTSCPADSFASAATVCRGASGVCDVAETCTGSAAACPADAVAGSAVTCRTSTGECDLPESCTGSSKSCPADVFVAASTGCTSSDGNVCTNDVCSGSSGACTHPFNTASCNDGLFCNGADTCSGGTCTVHAGTPCPGPDGDGNCSESCDENAKACTAADPNGSPCNDGVFCNGADTCSGGTCSVHAGNPCPGPDGDNNCAESCNEQGAACNAADPNGSPCNDGLFCTATDTCQSGSCVGTGNPCPGPDGDSDCKESCDEASDSCSANDPNGSACDDGLFCNGADTCQNGTCSGHADNPCPGADGDANCSESCDENAKSCTAADPNGSACNDGVFCNGADTCSGGTCSVHAGNPCPGPDGDGDCKESCNEALANCTANDPNGSACNDGLSCTAGDNCQAGLCVAAQNNCGVCGDGHLDPGELCDDGNKIDNDCCSNLCIPAANSTPCNDGLFCNGADSCQAGACAQHAGNPCPGPDGDGNCAESCDETSDACTAADPNGSACDDGLFCDGTDTCKDGQCSQHAGNPCTGPDGDANCSESCNETADNCTGADPDGSACDDGLFCDGTDTCKNGQCSQHSGSPCAGPDGDADCAESCNELAHNCSASDPNGSACDDGVFCNGADTCKDGQCSQHAGNPCPGPDGDANCSESCNEAGDNCNGPDPDGSNCNDGLFCNGADTCSGGTCSQHAGNPCPGPDGDADCKESCNENAANCSANDPNGSTCNDGVECTTDDKCSNGICSGDASGCATTTTTLPQSLCGDANADGKITASDALAALKTAVGSTTCPLFRCDYNGDTKITASDALAILRKAVGQDVPPKCPPALQAEVTTTLAATTTTQPPTSTTLAGQTTTTKTSTTLAAHP